A DNA window from Rossellomorea marisflavi contains the following coding sequences:
- the spxA gene encoding transcriptional regulator SpxA, with amino-acid sequence MVTLFTSPSCTSCRKAKAWLEEHEIPYTERNVFSEPLSIDEIKEILRMTEDGTDEIISTRSKTFQKLNVDLETLPLQELFELIQQNPGLLRRPIILDEKRLQVGYNEDEIRRFLPRKVRTFQLMEAQRMVN; translated from the coding sequence ACCTAGTTGTACATCTTGTCGTAAGGCAAAAGCTTGGTTAGAAGAACATGAGATTCCATATACAGAGCGCAACGTTTTCTCTGAACCATTGAGCATCGATGAAATCAAAGAAATCCTTCGCATGACTGAGGATGGTACGGATGAAATCATCTCGACTCGTTCTAAGACATTCCAAAAGCTGAACGTCGACCTGGAGACCCTTCCTCTACAAGAGTTGTTCGAACTGATCCAACAGAATCCGGGTCTCTTGAGACGCCCGATCATCCTGGACGAAAAGCGCCTGCAAGTGGGCTACAATGAAGATGAAATCAGACGTTTTCTTCCTAGGAAAGTTCGTACATTCCAACTCATGGAAGCTCAGCGTATGGTTAACTAA
- the mecA gene encoding adaptor protein MecA has translation MEIERINENTVKFYISYGDIEDRGFDREEIWYNRERSEELFWEMMDEVHQEEDFGIEGPLWIQVQALDKGLEILVTRAQVSKDGQRFELPIPEEKLKDLPVDERIEELLDQHFQIKQDPEGEGDASLDFTLTFRDFEDAISLAHRMKDQPLEQMATKLLAYENKYYLYIKFSEEHFTEEEMENTLSMLLEYADESRMTVHRLEEYGTVVMAEDVFGTIRTHFA, from the coding sequence ATGGAAATCGAACGCATTAACGAAAATACAGTCAAGTTTTATATATCTTATGGGGATATCGAAGATCGCGGTTTTGACAGGGAAGAAATCTGGTATAACCGTGAGAGGAGCGAGGAGCTATTCTGGGAGATGATGGATGAAGTCCATCAGGAAGAAGACTTCGGAATCGAAGGACCTCTCTGGATCCAGGTTCAGGCACTCGATAAAGGCCTTGAAATCCTCGTGACCCGTGCTCAGGTCTCCAAGGATGGTCAACGTTTTGAACTGCCGATCCCTGAAGAAAAGCTGAAGGATCTGCCGGTTGATGAACGGATCGAAGAACTGCTCGATCAGCATTTCCAAATCAAGCAGGATCCCGAAGGAGAAGGGGACGCTTCACTCGACTTCACTCTAACGTTCCGTGATTTCGAAGATGCCATCTCGCTTGCCCACCGGATGAAAGACCAACCGCTGGAGCAAATGGCCACAAAGCTATTGGCTTATGAGAATAAATATTACCTGTACATCAAGTTTTCCGAAGAACATTTTACGGAAGAGGAAATGGAGAATACCCTCAGCATGCTTCTCGAATATGCCGATGAATCACGGATGACGGTCCATCGCCTTGAGGAATATGGCACAGTGGTCATGGCTGAAGATGTATTCGGTACGATACGTACACATTTTGCATAA
- the cls gene encoding cardiolipin synthase, which yields MKNTVRVLLFLLVLVISYLLYFDQYLHGIVKYVSLLFTFSVILIGFLIFFENRHPTQTLTWLVVLGAFPFLGFIFYLLFGRNFRKERMFKKKYILDKQTYLRYEPGPLEMDRDLFQDKYFRLARRIGNSSISFSSSTKVLTNGDETFREILDWLKTAKHHIHLEYYIVRHDDIGSQIKEVLIQKASEGVKIRFLYDAVGSWQLSRKYITELKEAGVEMVPFGPVKIPILNNKFNFRNHRKIIVIDGSIGFVGGLNIGDEYLGKNPSFGFWRDTHLMVKGDAVRTLQLIFLQDWYYMTSDDFITPGYLTPDPGEGDGGVQMIAGGPDNEVSVLKNLFFSMITSAQKSVWVASPYFIPDEDIFSALKIAALSGVDVRLLVPHKPDKRIVFHASRSYFPDLLEAGVRIYEYQKGFMHSKIIIVDGELASIGTSNMDMRSFHLNFEVNAFLYKTESTLDLMTEYEHDLEHAEELSLDTFQKRHLGYRFLESTSRLLSPLL from the coding sequence ATGAAAAATACGGTACGTGTACTCTTATTCCTCCTGGTGCTTGTGATCAGTTACCTGCTCTACTTTGATCAGTATTTACACGGTATAGTCAAATATGTCAGCTTGTTGTTCACCTTCTCCGTCATCTTGATCGGATTTTTGATCTTCTTTGAAAACCGTCACCCGACACAGACGTTGACATGGCTTGTGGTCCTTGGCGCATTCCCGTTCCTAGGCTTCATCTTTTATCTGTTGTTCGGCAGGAACTTCCGAAAGGAACGGATGTTCAAGAAAAAATACATATTGGATAAACAAACCTATCTGCGCTACGAACCCGGTCCGTTGGAAATGGATCGAGATCTGTTTCAGGACAAGTATTTTCGTCTTGCCAGGCGAATCGGGAATAGCTCGATCTCTTTTTCTTCCTCGACGAAGGTGCTGACCAATGGTGATGAAACGTTCCGGGAGATTTTGGACTGGCTGAAGACGGCGAAGCATCATATCCATCTTGAATACTATATTGTCCGTCATGATGACATCGGCTCTCAGATCAAGGAGGTCCTCATCCAAAAAGCCAGCGAAGGGGTGAAGATCCGCTTCTTATATGACGCTGTGGGCTCATGGCAGCTATCCAGGAAATATATCACCGAATTGAAGGAAGCGGGAGTCGAGATGGTTCCATTCGGCCCAGTTAAAATACCCATCCTGAACAATAAGTTCAATTTCCGCAATCATCGCAAGATCATTGTCATCGATGGTTCCATCGGCTTTGTCGGCGGGTTGAATATAGGGGATGAGTATCTCGGGAAGAACCCATCCTTTGGATTTTGGAGGGATACCCACCTTATGGTCAAAGGGGATGCCGTCAGGACCTTGCAGCTTATCTTCCTCCAGGACTGGTACTATATGACGAGTGACGATTTCATCACGCCGGGCTATCTGACTCCAGATCCTGGCGAGGGGGATGGAGGCGTGCAGATGATTGCAGGGGGACCTGACAATGAAGTCAGCGTGCTGAAAAACCTGTTTTTCTCTATGATCACATCTGCTCAAAAGAGTGTGTGGGTTGCGTCACCCTATTTCATACCGGATGAAGATATTTTCTCAGCCCTGAAGATTGCCGCCCTCAGTGGAGTGGACGTGAGGCTCCTTGTACCCCATAAGCCTGATAAAAGAATTGTCTTCCATGCTTCCCGTTCCTACTTCCCCGACCTCCTTGAAGCAGGCGTCAGGATCTATGAATATCAAAAGGGTTTCATGCACAGCAAAATCATCATCGTGGATGGAGAGCTTGCATCGATCGGCACGTCCAACATGGACATGAGGAGCTTCCATTTGAATTTTGAGGTCAACGCCTTCCTATACAAAACGGAAAGCACCCTTGATCTTATGACTGAATATGAGCATGATCTGGAGCATGCCGAAGAGCTGTCACTTGATACATTCCAAAAGCGTCACCTCGGCTACCGGTTCCTTGAATCGACATCTCGTCTGCTATCGCCGTTACTATGA
- a CDS encoding competence protein CoiA yields MLTAHVNNRLFTAFHHSREELLKLRSSAPAITCPHCCKPLLLKVGSKTIPHFAHQIKQDCPATQKGESTLHHSGKKILYDRFHSLFKDVKVEYFLKEINQIADVFITSGTARMAVEVQCSTLSAAELKKRTEGYRSLGIQVIWLLTEGAPRPSGALRLSSFQQAFLRHAEPLGLFLLLFLPDQLEFHLYQNLIPLSANTFHASRPHKIPVSTFTIPMTIGQAPVRTFPYGVWDRSRTSWIQRILRYSTEQAFKREVYQSGDILLYLPQWVGLSPHHRIETHPVIWQYYLWSDTLKKGDTGLDTIISALAVRVESGDVRVRDLPLVDQDGCPLEEAVNWYLSLLEKLGIVTVEEGMCRLLQEWECPETFDFYMRHRTDFSARLGI; encoded by the coding sequence ATGCTGACTGCTCATGTCAACAACCGTTTATTCACCGCGTTCCATCATTCGAGAGAAGAACTCTTGAAGCTTCGTTCATCCGCCCCCGCCATCACTTGTCCCCACTGTTGTAAACCATTGCTCCTCAAGGTCGGGAGCAAGACCATCCCCCATTTTGCCCACCAGATCAAACAGGACTGCCCCGCCACCCAAAAAGGCGAATCCACTCTTCACCACTCCGGAAAGAAAATCCTCTACGATCGGTTCCACAGCCTGTTCAAAGATGTGAAAGTTGAGTACTTTTTAAAGGAAATCAATCAGATTGCCGATGTGTTCATCACTTCGGGGACCGCAAGAATGGCAGTCGAGGTCCAGTGCTCGACCCTCTCTGCAGCAGAACTGAAGAAGCGGACAGAGGGGTACCGGTCTCTCGGCATCCAAGTGATCTGGCTGCTAACGGAAGGAGCCCCCAGACCGAGCGGGGCACTCAGGCTTTCTTCGTTCCAGCAAGCTTTCCTGCGCCATGCAGAACCCCTTGGCTTATTCCTTCTTCTTTTCCTCCCTGATCAACTGGAATTCCATCTCTACCAAAATCTCATCCCCCTTTCTGCGAATACCTTCCATGCTTCCAGGCCTCACAAGATTCCCGTAAGTACATTCACCATACCCATGACCATCGGACAAGCACCTGTAAGGACGTTTCCCTACGGGGTTTGGGACCGCTCAAGGACTAGTTGGATCCAACGCATCCTCAGGTACTCAACCGAGCAAGCTTTTAAGCGGGAAGTATACCAATCAGGGGATATTCTATTGTACCTCCCGCAATGGGTAGGTCTATCCCCTCACCACCGGATCGAAACGCATCCTGTCATCTGGCAGTATTACCTTTGGAGTGATACGTTGAAGAAAGGGGACACAGGACTCGACACGATCATCTCTGCCCTGGCTGTGAGAGTAGAGAGCGGTGACGTGAGGGTCAGGGACCTTCCCCTTGTGGACCAAGATGGCTGTCCTTTAGAGGAAGCCGTCAACTGGTACTTATCCTTACTGGAGAAGCTCGGAATCGTCACAGTGGAAGAAGGAATGTGCAGACTTCTTCAAGAGTGGGAATGCCCGGAGACGTTCGATTTCTATATGCGTCACCGTACGGATTTTTCAGCACGATTAGGCATATAG
- the pepF gene encoding oligoendopeptidase F — protein MSNETAVKRLPNRSEVKQELTWRLEDIFPSDEAWEKEYKEIQELSSRAGEFKGTLGNGADELYAAFAFQDEILERMGKVYTYSHMRYDQDTTNSHYQGMDDRAKSLYTKLGSAFAYLVPEVLSVDEEKIASFLEEKPELKVYAHALEEINLQRPHILTEKEESLLAQASEVFSSSSNTFGMLNNADLEFPSIKDENGEVTEITHGRFIRFMESSNRSVRKEAFEKVYETYGKFRNTFASTLSGTVKKDNFSAKVRNYDSARHAALSNNNIPEQVYDNLVETVNNNLHLLQRYVKLRKKVLELDEVHMYDLYTPLVKEVKMEVGYDEAKKMILDGLKPLGEEYANVLKEGFENRWVDVVENKGKRSGAYSSGAYGTNPYILMNWQDNVNNLFTLAHEFGHSVHSYYTRSAQPYTYGNYSIFVAEVASTCNEALLNDYLLKTIDDEKKRLYLLNHYLEGFRGTVFRQTMFAEFEHHIHKKAQEGVALTSEYLTKEYYELNKKYFGDEIVIDEEIGLEWARIPHFYYNYYVYQYATGFSAATALSHQILEEGGPAVERYIEFLKAGSSDYPIEVLKKAGVDMTTSSPVEEACKVFEEKLNEMETLLEKLQ, from the coding sequence ATGTCTAATGAAACAGCTGTAAAACGCCTGCCCAACCGCAGCGAGGTAAAGCAGGAGCTAACATGGAGGCTCGAAGATATCTTCCCGAGTGACGAAGCCTGGGAGAAGGAATACAAAGAGATCCAGGAGCTCTCAAGCAGGGCAGGGGAGTTCAAAGGGACGCTCGGCAACGGAGCAGATGAACTATATGCCGCTTTTGCCTTCCAGGATGAGATCCTTGAGCGGATGGGGAAGGTTTATACATACTCACATATGCGCTATGACCAGGATACCACCAACTCCCATTATCAAGGGATGGACGATCGGGCGAAAAGCCTTTATACAAAACTCGGAAGCGCATTTGCCTATCTGGTTCCGGAGGTTCTTTCTGTCGATGAGGAAAAGATTGCATCGTTCCTTGAAGAAAAACCTGAATTGAAGGTTTATGCCCATGCCCTTGAAGAGATCAACCTTCAACGTCCCCATATTCTGACTGAGAAGGAAGAGTCCCTCCTGGCTCAGGCCTCCGAAGTGTTCAGTTCATCGAGCAACACATTCGGAATGCTGAATAATGCCGATCTTGAGTTCCCCAGTATAAAAGACGAAAACGGGGAAGTGACGGAAATCACTCACGGGCGTTTCATCCGTTTCATGGAGAGCAGCAATCGTTCAGTCAGGAAAGAAGCGTTTGAAAAAGTCTATGAGACGTACGGAAAGTTCCGCAACACATTCGCTTCAACCCTGAGCGGTACCGTGAAGAAAGATAATTTCTCTGCAAAGGTTCGGAACTATGATTCAGCACGTCATGCAGCCCTTTCAAACAACAATATCCCTGAACAGGTGTATGATAACCTGGTCGAGACCGTCAACAATAATCTGCACCTCCTCCAGCGATACGTGAAGCTGCGCAAAAAGGTCCTTGAGCTCGATGAAGTCCATATGTATGACCTGTACACGCCACTGGTGAAGGAAGTCAAAATGGAAGTCGGGTATGATGAAGCCAAAAAGATGATTCTTGATGGACTCAAGCCCCTTGGTGAAGAATATGCAAATGTCCTGAAGGAAGGGTTTGAAAACCGCTGGGTGGATGTTGTGGAGAACAAAGGGAAGAGGAGCGGAGCCTATTCATCGGGTGCATACGGGACGAATCCGTATATCCTCATGAACTGGCAGGATAATGTCAATAATCTATTCACCCTTGCCCATGAGTTCGGGCACAGTGTCCACAGCTATTACACCAGAAGTGCCCAGCCATATACGTATGGAAATTATTCCATCTTCGTGGCTGAGGTGGCATCGACGTGCAATGAAGCACTCCTGAATGACTATTTGTTGAAAACGATCGACGATGAGAAAAAGCGTCTGTATCTCTTGAACCATTATCTTGAAGGATTCAGGGGAACGGTCTTCCGTCAAACCATGTTTGCCGAATTCGAGCATCATATCCATAAAAAAGCCCAGGAAGGCGTTGCTTTGACGTCGGAATACCTGACGAAGGAATATTATGAGCTGAACAAAAAGTATTTCGGAGATGAAATCGTCATCGATGAGGAGATCGGGCTTGAGTGGGCCAGGATTCCTCACTTCTATTACAATTACTACGTTTATCAGTACGCCACAGGCTTCTCGGCTGCTACAGCCCTCAGTCATCAGATCCTCGAAGAAGGCGGGCCGGCTGTCGAACGGTATATCGAGTTCTTGAAAGCAGGAAGTTCCGATTATCCGATCGAAGTGCTCAAAAAGGCAGGAGTCGATATGACGACTTCCTCGCCAGTTGAGGAAGCATGCAAGGTCTTTGAAGAAAAGCTCAATGAAATGGAAACCCTTCTCGAGAAACTCCAATAG
- a CDS encoding ClpXP adapter SpxH family protein — MNGSRVTLTSVNWHPLKGCSADKKPLEIYMFVDPLCPECWALEPIMKKLHIEYGQYFRIRYILSGQLSSLNIATRRKQADLAQHWDKTASRSGMSCDGSLWKENPIDSPYVVSFAIKAAELQGKHQGIRFLRCLQERLFLEKRDVSSIDVLKECAKAAKLDLNEFMNDIHSDSAAKAFKCDVKITSEMEVEEIPTLVFFNENIEDEGLKIAGMYPYDVYVHIIEEMLAEKPEKQTLPSLDVFMKHYRLVGTMEIAVVYDLSVEEVEKEMKKWALQQKVKKIPAKHGTFWRYIG; from the coding sequence ATGAACGGGAGCAGAGTGACATTGACTAGCGTGAACTGGCATCCACTGAAAGGATGCAGCGCCGATAAGAAGCCCCTGGAGATCTATATGTTTGTCGACCCTCTCTGTCCGGAATGCTGGGCCTTGGAACCCATCATGAAAAAGCTTCATATCGAATACGGTCAATACTTCCGCATCCGCTACATCCTGAGCGGGCAGCTTTCCTCCCTGAATATCGCGACAAGAAGGAAACAGGCGGATCTCGCCCAGCACTGGGATAAGACGGCCAGCAGGTCCGGAATGTCTTGCGACGGGAGCCTATGGAAAGAAAATCCCATTGATTCACCCTATGTCGTATCGTTTGCCATCAAGGCAGCCGAGCTTCAGGGTAAACATCAGGGCATCCGCTTCCTTCGATGCCTTCAGGAACGATTATTCCTGGAGAAAAGGGACGTATCCTCTATCGATGTATTAAAGGAATGCGCCAAGGCTGCCAAGCTGGACTTAAATGAATTCATGAACGATATCCACTCCGATTCTGCAGCGAAAGCTTTTAAGTGTGATGTTAAGATCACATCCGAGATGGAAGTCGAAGAAATCCCTACCCTTGTATTCTTCAATGAGAACATCGAAGACGAAGGTTTGAAGATCGCAGGTATGTATCCGTATGACGTTTACGTACACATCATTGAAGAAATGCTTGCAGAGAAACCTGAAAAACAGACGCTTCCCTCACTTGATGTTTTCATGAAGCATTACCGCCTGGTCGGGACGATGGAAATTGCCGTTGTATACGATTTATCGGTTGAAGAAGTGGAGAAAGAAATGAAAAAGTGGGCCCTTCAGCAGAAGGTGAAGAAAATCCCCGCAAAGCACGGGACATTCTGGAGGTATATCGGGTAG
- a CDS encoding globin, with the protein MVEKPNMPYNLIGEKKLSMLVEAFYHRVARHPELSNLFPDDLTETARKQKQFLTQYLGGPPVYTEEHGHPMLRARHLPFPITESRAKAWLGCMHEAMDDVQLEGPVRDDFFHRLALTAHHMVNTDEREQSDID; encoded by the coding sequence ATGGTCGAGAAACCTAACATGCCCTATAATCTAATCGGCGAAAAGAAACTCTCCATGCTCGTAGAAGCGTTTTATCATAGAGTAGCCCGACATCCGGAGCTGTCCAACCTGTTCCCGGATGATTTGACCGAAACAGCACGCAAACAAAAACAATTCCTGACACAATATCTGGGGGGGCCACCGGTCTATACGGAAGAACACGGGCATCCGATGCTCCGTGCGAGACATCTTCCTTTCCCGATTACCGAGTCACGTGCGAAGGCATGGCTCGGCTGCATGCATGAAGCCATGGACGACGTACAGTTAGAGGGTCCTGTACGCGACGATTTCTTCCATCGCCTTGCGCTCACCGCCCACCATATGGTGAATACCGATGAACGGGAGCAGAGTGACATTGACTAG
- a CDS encoding lytic transglycosylase domain-containing protein, with amino-acid sequence MNIQQVKAMMELQALGNLGSIASSSSEGTNSFQTILDSALQTTGNDTLGSIQNLLDAMPQMPNSPSLPHSQERDVNQAPGTGFDSIISRAAERYGIPAKLVHSVVKQESGYNPEATSHAGAAGLMQLMPGTARGLGVTDIYDPEQNVFAGAKYLKQMLVKYDGDMKLALAAYNAGPGNVDKYSGVPPFQETQNYVRKIMDSYYA; translated from the coding sequence ATGAACATCCAACAAGTAAAAGCGATGATGGAGCTTCAGGCACTGGGAAACCTCGGTTCCATCGCCTCATCATCAAGTGAAGGCACGAATTCGTTCCAAACCATACTAGACTCGGCACTTCAGACAACCGGCAACGACACATTGGGAAGTATACAGAACCTCCTCGATGCCATGCCGCAGATGCCAAATTCCCCGTCGCTTCCCCATTCACAGGAACGTGATGTAAACCAAGCACCTGGGACAGGCTTCGACTCCATCATCAGCAGGGCTGCCGAACGCTACGGGATACCAGCTAAGTTGGTCCACTCCGTCGTGAAGCAGGAGTCTGGTTACAACCCTGAAGCCACCAGTCACGCAGGTGCCGCAGGATTGATGCAACTCATGCCTGGAACCGCCCGCGGCCTCGGGGTCACTGACATCTATGACCCTGAACAGAACGTCTTTGCCGGCGCGAAGTACCTGAAGCAGATGCTGGTGAAATACGATGGGGATATGAAGCTTGCCCTTGCCGCTTACAATGCAGGACCGGGTAATGTAGATAAGTACAGTGGCGTTCCCCCATTTCAGGAAACCCAGAACTATGTGAGAAAGATCATGGATTCTTATTACGCATGA
- a CDS encoding CYTH domain-containing protein, translating into MPKEIEIEFKNILTIDEFAKLSSALNVKEADFLLQTNHYFDTEDFKLKETRSALRIRSKSGHHTLTLKTPHGEDLLETNQPLSEEEAASLLKDRRFPEGEVRDTILGLNIDPAALQHFGTLHTKRSEQHFKGGLLVLDQSEYLDKEDYELEYEAAGRIEGEATFLELLETFQIPVRPTKNKVRRFYEELKKKQQEKSSQ; encoded by the coding sequence ATGCCAAAAGAAATCGAAATCGAATTCAAAAACATCCTAACAATCGACGAGTTTGCGAAGCTCTCTTCTGCGCTCAATGTGAAAGAAGCGGATTTTCTGCTCCAGACCAACCACTACTTCGATACCGAAGATTTCAAACTGAAGGAAACCCGATCAGCCCTTAGGATCCGGTCCAAGTCCGGACATCATACGCTGACCCTGAAGACCCCCCACGGCGAAGACCTTCTCGAAACCAACCAGCCCCTAAGTGAAGAGGAAGCCGCTTCTCTTCTTAAGGACAGAAGATTCCCTGAGGGTGAAGTACGGGATACCATCCTCGGGCTGAATATCGATCCAGCCGCCCTACAACACTTCGGTACGCTGCATACAAAGCGTTCCGAGCAACACTTCAAAGGCGGGCTCCTGGTGCTGGACCAGAGCGAGTATCTGGACAAAGAAGACTATGAACTGGAGTATGAAGCAGCAGGCAGGATTGAAGGAGAAGCCACCTTCCTCGAGCTTCTTGAGACATTCCAGATTCCGGTTCGCCCGACCAAGAACAAAGTCAGGCGCTTTTATGAAGAATTGAAGAAAAAGCAACAGGAAAAATCTTCACAGTAG
- a CDS encoding GTP pyrophosphokinase gives MNHWEQFLAPYKQAVDELKVKLKGMRGEYEKYSIHSPIEFVTGRVKPIASILDKANKKGIRLSAIQQEMQDIAGLRMMCQFVEDIHVVVEKLRARKDFTIIEERDYVTHKKPSGYRSYHIVIDYPVQTIHGEVNILAEIQIRTLSMNFWATIEHSLNYKYSGQIPEEIRHRLQGAAEAAFRLDEEMSLIREEIQEAQVIFTNKTEKDQRGRPSGT, from the coding sequence ATGAACCATTGGGAACAGTTTTTAGCTCCGTATAAACAGGCGGTTGACGAATTGAAGGTAAAGCTGAAAGGGATGCGGGGAGAGTATGAAAAATACAGCATCCATTCGCCCATTGAGTTTGTCACGGGCAGGGTGAAGCCGATTGCCAGCATCCTGGATAAAGCGAACAAAAAAGGAATCAGGCTCTCTGCGATCCAGCAGGAGATGCAGGATATTGCCGGACTGAGGATGATGTGCCAGTTCGTTGAAGATATCCATGTGGTAGTGGAGAAGCTCCGTGCAAGGAAGGACTTTACCATCATCGAGGAACGTGACTACGTGACCCATAAAAAGCCGAGCGGCTACCGCTCCTATCACATCGTCATCGATTACCCGGTGCAGACCATTCACGGGGAAGTGAATATCCTGGCGGAAATCCAGATCAGGACCCTGTCCATGAACTTCTGGGCAACAATCGAGCACTCATTGAACTATAAGTATAGCGGCCAGATCCCGGAAGAAATCAGACATAGGCTGCAAGGTGCTGCAGAAGCTGCTTTCCGCCTTGATGAAGAGATGAGCCTCATCAGGGAAGAGATACAGGAAGCACAGGTCATTTTTACGAACAAAACGGAAAAGGACCAGCGAGGGAGACCCAGCGGGACTTGA
- a CDS encoding NAD kinase — MKFAITSKGDSKSNTLMHKMRTYLQDFNLTYDEDQPDIVISVGGDGTLLYAFHRYRSRLDKTAFVGVHTGHLGFYADWVPEEIEKLVIAIAKTPYQVIEYPLLETIIRYQHGGKETRYLALNESTVKSVEGTLVMDVEIRGQHFERFRGDGLCLSTPSGSTAYNKALGGAIIHPSIPAIQFAEMASINNRVFRTIGSPLILPAHHTCMLKPVNGPDFLVTIDHLSLLHKDVKSIQYRVADEKIRFARFRPFPFWKRVHDSFVSD; from the coding sequence ATGAAGTTCGCGATCACGTCAAAAGGTGATTCCAAATCCAATACGTTGATGCATAAAATGAGAACCTATCTTCAAGATTTCAATCTTACATATGATGAAGACCAACCCGACATCGTCATCTCCGTCGGTGGTGACGGCACCCTCCTCTACGCCTTTCACCGCTATCGTTCGAGACTTGATAAGACGGCTTTCGTCGGTGTGCATACCGGACACTTGGGCTTTTACGCCGATTGGGTGCCTGAGGAGATCGAAAAGCTTGTCATCGCCATTGCAAAGACTCCGTATCAAGTGATTGAGTACCCTCTACTCGAGACGATCATCCGCTATCAGCACGGTGGGAAGGAAACGAGGTATCTTGCCCTCAATGAATCCACCGTCAAAAGTGTCGAAGGGACTCTTGTCATGGATGTAGAAATCCGCGGTCAGCACTTTGAACGCTTTCGCGGGGACGGGCTGTGCCTTTCCACGCCTTCCGGAAGTACGGCCTACAACAAAGCCCTTGGCGGCGCCATCATCCATCCGTCAATCCCTGCGATTCAGTTCGCTGAAATGGCGTCCATCAACAATCGCGTCTTCAGGACGATCGGTTCGCCGCTCATCCTCCCGGCCCATCATACATGCATGCTGAAGCCGGTTAACGGACCAGACTTCCTCGTCACGATCGATCACTTATCCCTGCTTCACAAAGATGTGAAGAGCATTCAGTATCGCGTGGCCGATGAGAAGATCCGGTTTGCGCGCTTCAGGCCGTTCCCGTTCTGGAAACGGGTGCATGACTCCTTTGTGTCGGACTGA
- a CDS encoding RluA family pseudouridine synthase: MKRYEMSWVIGEEDEGRLMKDFLKDHEISKRTLTAVKFEGGELSVNGRREDVRFRLHTGDCLRVIFPVEDSSILPEPVPLEVLYEDDDVLVVHKPSGMKTIPSTDQAGGTLANAIRFHYMDTGVASTVHIVTRLDKDTSGIVLVAKHRHIHHLFTLSQKQGNVSREYEAIAHGVFTDTEGVIEAPIGRKETSIIERMVREDGRHAKTRYRVEKQYGAYAYLRLQLETGRTHQIRVHLSHIGHPLEGDDLYGGSLDRIKRQALHCSRLTFFHPVKQRELTFHCPLPQDMSRLVDQGS, encoded by the coding sequence ATGAAACGATATGAAATGAGCTGGGTCATCGGGGAGGAGGACGAGGGGCGGCTCATGAAAGATTTCCTGAAGGATCATGAAATTTCCAAGCGCACCTTGACGGCGGTCAAATTCGAAGGCGGAGAGCTTAGCGTCAATGGAAGGCGGGAGGATGTGCGTTTTCGCTTACACACAGGTGACTGCCTCCGCGTCATCTTCCCGGTTGAAGACAGCTCCATCCTCCCGGAGCCCGTCCCATTGGAAGTCCTGTATGAAGATGATGACGTTCTCGTGGTTCACAAACCTTCGGGAATGAAGACCATCCCTTCGACCGATCAAGCAGGTGGAACATTGGCGAATGCGATCAGGTTCCATTACATGGACACTGGCGTCGCATCCACTGTCCATATCGTCACAAGGCTTGATAAAGATACTTCGGGGATCGTGCTGGTGGCAAAGCACCGACATATTCACCATCTCTTCACGCTGAGTCAGAAGCAGGGGAACGTTAGCAGGGAGTATGAAGCCATTGCTCACGGGGTGTTTACAGATACAGAAGGGGTCATCGAAGCTCCCATCGGAAGGAAAGAGACCAGCATCATCGAACGGATGGTCCGCGAAGACGGCCGCCATGCCAAAACCCGATACCGGGTCGAGAAGCAGTACGGAGCCTATGCCTATTTGAGACTGCAGCTCGAGACCGGGAGGACCCATCAGATCAGGGTGCATCTATCCCATATCGGGCACCCTCTGGAAGGGGACGATCTTTACGGCGGCTCGCTTGATCGTATAAAGAGGCAGGCACTCCATTGCAGCCGCCTTACCTTTTTTCATCCGGTGAAACAACGCGAGCTGACCTTTCACTGTCCGCTGCCTCAAGATATGAGTCGGTTGGTGGATCAAGGTTCATAA